The sequence below is a genomic window from Cobetia sp. cqz5-12.
GCGCAAGGTCAAAAGCGATCCAGCGCGCCCGCTGCCACGCGAAGGGCGCAAGGTCAAAAGCGATCCAGCGCGCCCGCTGCCGCGCGAAGGGCGTGAGGTCAAAGCGGCCCAACGCGTCCGTAGCCATGCGAAAGGCATGAGGTCAGAAGCGGCTCGATGTGTCTGACGTGAAGCGCCCATGAAAAAGCCCCGTTACCGGTTCCGGTAGCGGGGCTTTTTTCGTCGTGTTCTCGTCATGCGAGGCAAGACAGGAGGTCAGGGGCGCGGCTTGTAGCGGCGTTTGACCTCGACGGCCAGGCGGCCTTCGCCGAGGCGAATGGAGAGCATCTCGCCGGGCTGGGTCTGGTGGGCAGCGCGAATCACCTTGCTGTCGCCGGGTGCCGGCGTCTGGCTGCTGCCGACGCGTTCGACGATGGCGTAGCCACGGTTGAGCACATTGAGCGGACTGACCGCATTCAGTGCGCGCATAGCGCCTTCCAGGCGCTCACGGTCAGCGGCCAGGCGACGTGGCAGGGCGTTGTTGAGGCGCGGGGTCAGCATCGCCAGTTGCTGACGATGGCGCTGGATGTCGCGCGCGGGGCTGGCCTGCTGTAGACGGCGGGTCAACTGGTCGGCCTTCTGCTGCTCACGGGTCATGCGCATGCGCACTGCGGCGTGCAGGCGGCGTTCCAGCTCGCGGGCCCGCTGGCGCTGGGTTTCCAGCTCACGGGCCGGATGGCGCAGGCGCGAGCGGGCATGATCCAGACGCTGCGCCGCCTGGTCGAGGCGGGCACGCTGCGCACGCCATAGACGCTGCTTGAGGGCACTCAGCTGCTGCACCTGGGCGCGTTGGTCCGGGTACAGCGCCTCGGCTGCGGCGGAGGGCGTCGGCGCACGCAGGTCGGCGGCCAGCTCCGCCAGGGTGGTATCGGTCTCGTGGCCGATGGCCGCCACCACCGGCAGGCGCGAGTGGAAGATGGCGCGCGCCAGATGCTGGTCATTGAAGGCCCACAGGTCTTCCAGACTGCCGCCGCCACGCGTGATCAGCAGTGCATCACAGTCGCTGTCGCGGTTGGCCATCGCCACGGCGCGAATCAGCTGTGGCACCGCCTGCGGCCCCTGCACGGCGACCGGCAACACGCTCAGATGCGCCTGGGGCCAGCGCTTGCGCGTCACCGCGATCACGTCCTGCAGCGCCGCACCGGTGGCGGAGGTGATCACGCCCAGATGGCGCGGCGGATGGGGCAGGGCGCGCTGATTGGCGAACACGCCCTCGGCCGCCAGTTGCTCCTTGAGGCGCGCCAGTCGCGCCAGCCACTCCCCCAGCCCCGCCTGCTGCAATACCTCGACGATCAACTGATAGTCGCCGCGCGCCTCGAACAGTGACACCTTGGCGCGCACCCGCACCCGATCTCCGTCCTTGGGCTTCTCGCGCAGAAACTGGGCACGGCTCTTGAACAGCGCACAGCGCACCTGGGCGTTGTCATCCTTGAGCGTGAAGTAGCAGTGGCCGGAGCGTGGCTGCGAGAAACCCGAGATTTCCCCCTCGATCCACAGCTCCCCCAGGCCTCGCTCCAGCAGGCCCTTGGCCTCGCGGTTGAGCTGGGTCACGCTGATGGCGTTGGCGGCAGACGAGGTTTCGAACACGCGACATTCCTTGTATGGGAGCGAGTGAGGGCGCGGGGCGGAAGCTTGGCCGAGTGAGGTGGACATGATGCCACAGGCGAGAAGTGAGAGACGATTCAAAGCGACCCGTGGGCTGCGCTTGCCAGCGCCCAGCGAGGCTTGGCTCTGGCAAGGTGACTCACTGCCCGCCAGGCCGCAGGCCGCGCCATTCGTGGCTTTAGTTGACCAGATGGTTAGTGTCATCGGGACGAGATGTTGCGAGTTTGATAGCCTGCGACGTTTGTCTCGAGTGGGGCGAATGGGTTATCATGGGTGATTACCTCGCAGCAACCGCTAGAACCGTAGTCATGGCGCCTGTCCATCGGGCCCTGCACTGCGGCTTTCGCGCATCCCTCATAAACTGCTACTGGGCGTTCGACATGCTACGTATAGCGCAAGAAGCTCTGACGTTTGATGACGTTCTTCTCGTCCCCGGCTACTCCGAGGTCCTCCCCAAGGACGTCAGCCTGAGATCACGTCTCACACGCGACATCAGCGTCAATATCCCGCTCATCTCCTCTGCGATGGATACCGTCACCGAAGCTCGCCTGGCCATCGCCATGGCGCAGGAAGGCGGTGTCGGCATCATCCACAAGAGCATGAGCATCGCCCAGCAGGCCGCGGAAGTCCGCAAGGTCAAGAAGCACGAGAGCGTCATCGTGCGTGACCCGGTCACTGTCAGCCCGAAGGCCAAGATCCAGGATCTGCTGGCGATGTCCGAGGAGCATGGCTACTCCGGCTTCCCGGTGGTCGAGGGTGAATACCTGGTCGGCATCGTCACCGGTCGCGACATGCGTTTCCAGCCTGACTTCAGCGATACCGTCGCCGGCATCATGACCGGCCGCGAGAAGCTGGTCACCGTGCTGGAAGGCACGCCGCTCGAGCAGATCAAGGCCAAGCTGCAGGAAAGCCGCATCGAGAAGATGCCGATCGTCGATGACGAATTCCGCCTGCGCGGTCTCGTCACCGTGCGCGACATCGAGAAGGTCAAGACCTACCCGAACGCCGCGAAGGACAGCAACGGCAGCCTGCTGGTCGGCGCCGCCGTCGGCACCGGCCCGGAAACCCCGGACCGCGTCGCGGCGCTCGCCGAAGCCGGCGTTGACGTCATCGTTGTCGACACCGCTCACGGTCACTCCAAGGGCGTGATCGACCGCGTCGCCTGGGTGAAGGAGCATCATCCGAAGATTCAGGTCATCGGTGGCAACATCGCGACCGCCGAAGCCGCCATCGCCCTGGCAGAAGCCGGCGCGGACGGCGTCAAGGTCGGCATCGGCCCGGGTTCCATCTGCACCACGCGCATCGTCGCCGGTGTCGGTGTGCCGCAGATGAGCGCCGTCGCCAACGTCGCGGCCGCCATGGCCAAGTACGACGTGCCGGTCATCGCCGATGGCGGTATCCGCTTCTCCGGTGACATCGCCAAGGCCATCGCCGCAGGCGCCAGCATCGTCATGATCGGCGGCCTGCTCGCCGGTACCGAGGAAGCGCCGGGTGAAGTCGAGCTGTTCCAGGGCCGTACCTACAAGGCGTATCGCGGCATGGGTTCCATGGGCGCCATGTCCCAGACCCAGGGTTCCAGCGACCGTTACTTCCAGGACAAGAATGCCGGCGTCGAGAAGCTGGTACCGGAAGGCATCGAAGGCCGCGTGCCCTACAAGGGCATGATGAGCGCCATCGTGCACCAGCTGATGGGCGGCCTGCGTGCCTCCATGGGCTACACCGGCAGCCAGACCATCGAAGAGATGCGCACCAAGCCGCAATTCGTGCAGATCACCGGTGCCGGCTTCGCCGAATCCCACGTCCACGACGTGCAGATCACCAAGGAAGCGCCCAACTATCGGCGCGACTGAGACATAGCGAAGCGCGACGTAAAGCGGGAGCCCAACACGGGTTCCCGCTTTGCTTGGGTCGAACGAACTTTCGGTATCGGCTACCCTCGATGCCAGATTGTTTCGGCCCTGCGCTCCCTCGCAGCTCCGAAGCGGGTCTCACGACTCCCCAATGAGAGACTGAAGATGCAAGACATCCATTCCCACAAGATCCTGATCCTCGATTTCGGTTCCCAGTACACACAGCTGATCGCGCGTCGCGTGCGTGAGCTGGGCGTGTTCTCCGAGGTGCGTGCCTTCGACATCACCGAAGAAGAGATCCGCGAGTACAACCCCAACGGCATCATCCTGGCCGGTGGCCCGGAATCCGTCACCGAGCTGGACTCGCCGCGTGCGCCCGAGTGCGTGTTCGAGATGGGTCTGCCGGTGTTCGGCATCTGCTACGGCATGCAGACCATGGCCGAGCAGCTCGGCGGCAAGGTCGAAGGCTCCAACGTGCGCGAATTCGGCTATGCCCAGATTCGTGTCGATGGTGAGTCCGCGCTGTTCAAGGACATCAAGGACCACCTGGACGACGAAGGCCGCCCGCTGCTCGACGTCTGGATGAGCCACGGTGACAAGGTCGCGAAGGTCCCGGAGACCTTCACCGTCACCGCCTCCACCCCGAGCTGCCCGATCGCCGCCATGGCGTGGGAAGAGAAGCAGTTCTACGGCGTGCAGTTCCACCCGGAAGTCACCCACACCCTGCAGGGCCAGCGCATCCTCGAGCACTTCGTGATCGAGATCTGCCAGTCCGAGCGTCTGTGGACCCCGGCCAAGATCATCGAAGACCTCACCGATCGCGTTCGCGCTCAGGTCGGTGACCGCAAGGTGCTGCTCGGCCTGTCCGGCGGCGTCGACTCCTCCGTGGTCGCGGCGCTGCTGCACAAGGCCATCGGCGACCAGCTGACCTGCGTCTTCGTCGACAACGGCCTGCTGCGCAAGAAGGAAGGCGACCAGGTCATGGAAACCTTCTCTCGCCACATGGGCGTCAAGGTCATCCGTGTTGATGCCGAAGACCTCTTCCTCGGCAAGCTGGCTGGCGTCAGCGATCCGGAAGCCAAGCGCAAGGCCATCGGCAACACCTTCATCGAAGTGTTCGATGCCGAAGCCGCCAAGCTCAAGGACGTCGACTTCCTCGCCCAGGGCACCATCTACCCGGACGTGATCGAATCCGCTGCCAGCAAGACCGGCAAGTCCCACGTCATCAAGTCCCACCACAATGTCGGCGGCCTGCCGGACGACATGAAGATGGAACTGGTCGAGCCGCTGCGCGAACTGTTCAAGGACGAAGTCCGCAAGGTCGGCCTCGAACTCGGCCTGCCCTACGACATGGTCTACCGTCACCCCTTCCCGGGGCCGGGTCTGGGCGTGCGTATCCTCGGTGAAGTGAAGAAGGAATACGCGGACATCCTGCGTGAAGCCGACGCCATCTTCATCGAAGAACTGCACAACTTCGGCTGGTACCACAAGACCAGCCAGGCGTTCGCCGTCTTCCTGCCGGTCAAGTCCGTCGGCGTCGTCGGCGATGGCCGTCGTTACGAGTGGGTCATCGCCATTCGTGCCGTCGAGACCGTCGACTTCATGACGGCCCGCTGGGCGCACCTGCCGTATGAGCTGCTGGAGAAGGTCTCCAATCGCATCATCAACGAGCTGGAGCACGTCTCGCGCGTCACCTATGACGTCAGCAGCAAGCCGCCGGCCACCATCGAGTGGGAATGATCGCCTGACGATCATCCCTCGCTGAGCTGAGGCAGCGTTGTGTCTTGACGGTCTCTTGAGCTGATCGATACAAGAACGCAGCAAGCAAAAAGCCCTTCTGGCCATTGGCCGGAAGGGCTTTTTTTGTGGACGCGATTCAGGAAGTGCTTACCGCCTTGTTTACTGCAGTTCGGATCACTCCTGCTCGGCTGTCTCCTTCCTGGCCTTCTGCAGGTTCAGCCGGACGCCGTGAGAAGAGTGGAAGAAGCCGAAACCGGCCAGTGGGCGAGTGTCGCCATCGGGAGTCTGCCAGTAGACATCGGCGCGGTGATTGCGGACTTCGTGCATCACGGCATCGTATTGCAGTAGCAGTGAGCCCGGTTCGGGCTTTTCGGTCGTCACGTTCCATTGGGTGATGACCAGCACGTAGTCGCCGAGTTGTGGTTGATAGGTGGATTCGAGATGCGCCCCGTTCAGCCTCAGCGGCAGGCTGTCGCCATCCTCGGAGAGCGCGAGGTGGTGACTGAGGTAGTCGCCGAGCTGATCCACCAGTGGCTGCGGCAGGGGCTGGCCTGATGCCTGCTCACCAAGGGTTGCCAGTTCCGGCGCGGCGATCAGCAGGTCTTCACGCGGGAATTGGAGCGAGAGGTGCAGCGTGTGCTGCGGTTGCTGCTCGAATGTCAGCACGCTGCCGGGCAGGGCGTGGGCGTGAGCCGTCTCGATGAGGCCGCCTCCCGCCCCGCTGACCCCATTGCCGAGGGAGATCACGGCAAGGGCGAGCAGGGCGGTGCGCCAGGAAGCGCGCCGGCTCATTCGGTCTGGCCGCCGTAGTCGTCGGTGCGATCCCGCCATACCGAGTGCGGGTGGTTGCCGACCTTGTCGGTGGACTTGTTCGACTGCAACGAGAATTCGATCCACAGCGAGGGGCCGTGGATACGCACGTAATCGTTCTCGGCGCTGACCTGCGGCGTGCCGGAGAAGCCGAGGTAGGTGTCCGAAAGCTCTGCGGTGTACTTCGCCATGTAGGCCTTGGCCTCCGGCGCGGAGATGTCGTCCACGTAGGTCTCGATGGCGGTGAGCAGCAGCGCTTGCTGGTCGTCATCCAGCTCGGAGACGGGAATGCCTTCATAGCTATCGGGGATGGCATCGTCGGCCTGGGGGCCAGCGAGGATGTCACGGTAGGTGCCTTCCAGCGTCGCCTTAGCCTTCTGATCATCGGAGAGCGAGCTCAACAGGGTGGCGAAGGCATCGCGTTCCTGAGTCAGCGGCTCGTTCACGCGCCCGTTCATCTCGAAATACGGAAAGGGTTCCACGCCACGGAAGGAGGGCGTGGCCCCGGCCAGCTTGCCGTCGGTGTAGGTGTTGGCGAAGGCCATATGGTGGCCGCCGTAGTAAAGCTCCCAGGTGCCGCTCTCACCCGGTGTGCCGAGGAAGGCGAACTTGGTGTTGTAGGAGGAGTAACCGGCCTTGTAGTCGGTGCTGACGGTGTTGATGTAGTCGTCGGCGTTGAGCGTCTGAATCATCTCGTCGAAGCCTTCATCCGGCGCATGGCCGGTGGCTTCCAGCATGATGGCTTTGACGAGGCCGCGCTGCTTGATGCTCAGCTCGCCCAGCAGCACGCCGGGGCGTTTCGGGAAGGCACCGGCTGGCAGGTTGCTCCAGTTCTCGGCCTCTGCGAGGGAATAGTCATGCTGCAGGTTCTGCAGGATGGCATCGTCGGAGATGTCGGCCTTGAGCAGATCAATCAGGCACAGCATGCGCTCGTAGCCGGGCGTGTCGCCGCACTCGGCGGCGCTCTCGGGGATCGGTACGCTCTGCATCTGGGTGCTGGTATCGCCCATGCGCGCGCGCAGCGCCTCGCTCAGGGCCTGGTCTTCCGCTGACATCGGCGGCGGGCCATCGTGATCGGGCGGCGGCCCGTCGTGCCCTTGTTGTGCGAGGACGGGGAAGGACAGGAGCGCGGCCAGCGCGGCTCCTCCGGTCACTGCGAGACGTCGGGACATCGATAGGCCTATTTTCCGGGGACGAAGGAAAACCTTAGCCCGCCTGATGTCGAGCAGGAAGCCTTCACCCGATGATTTCTTTGTGCACATGCCGTGGGCTGTGCGTCGGTTGGCGACGACAGCCACGGGGCATGTACGGCTCACGCCAGTGTCAGGTCACCGTCGTATTCGAAGCGTCTTTCCTCGCCGGTGACGGGATCAATGAACTCGAACCCCTTGGAGAGCAGCTGCAAGGGGCGCGCGTAATCATCCGGCGAGAGCGGTTGCAGCTCGGGGTAGTAGCGGTCATTCAGGATCGGCCAGCCCAGCGTCTGCATATGCACGCGTAGCTGGTGGGTTCTGCCGGTGACAGGGTGCAGCTCGAACAATGCCTGGTGGTCTGTCTGCTCCACGCAGCGAATCACCGAGTGGCTGTTGGCCGCGCCGTCGGTGATATGAATGCGAAAGCGTTGCTCGCTCTGTTCGAGACGATTCTTCACCTCCCACTGCTGGCCCACCAGGGATTCATCGCTGTGTATTTCGGCGATGGCCTGATAGGTCTTGTGGATATTTCGCGACTTGAACAGTTGATGGTAGAGGGGGCGCGTGTCGGGATTGACGGAGCACAGCACCAGCCCCGCCGTGACTCTATCCAGCCGATGCACCGCCTGCAGCGCCTCTATCCCGGTGCGCTTGCGAAGTCGCTGCTGCAGGCACTCGTTCACGTACAGGCCACCGGGCGTCACCGGCAGAAAATGCGGCTTGTAGGCCACCAGGATGTGCTCATCCTGATGGAGAATCCGCTCCGCGAAGGGGATGCTCGGCTCGCGCGCCACCTCACGGTAATAGAAGACGCGCAGATGTGGCTGGTAGGGCGTCTGCGGGGTGATCAATGCGCCATCCTCGCGATGCACCTTGCCGGTGGCCATGCGCTCGCGCCAGGTGGCCTCATCGATGGCCGGAAACTTCTGCAGCAGATATTCCAGTACCGTCGCCACGCCGGGGTTGATCTGCGGCAGGCTCAGCTTGGAGGGGCGGGCGGAAATGGACATGGAAGGCCTGAGGTTGAGGGGAGCGGCTTGAGGGAGCCATTGTACAGGGAGTGGTGGGGAAAGATGGGAAGAGAGTGTCATCAAAGGTTAGGGCTATTTACAATATCGATATGTCTATACTCTTGTGTCTAGAGTAAAATACTACTATAAGATATATGTTGTGTGGAGATTTAGTGATATAAGCGATGTAAGTGATAATTGATGATTGGTTTCTCTCAAGATTATTATTTCCAGTGGTGGTGAGGAGTAATGCTGAGGGTGACAAGTTGTTGAGTAGTATCTGCATTATAATAGGCTACATGCTAACTGTATGCTTATATATGTAGATTCCTGTTATCACTTATTGATTGTTAGTGCTACTTGAAATTACTTATGAAAGGTTGAATATGGAAATTCAAAGCGAAGCAATTTTTAAGCACTGTCTAATTAACGGAATTAACCTTTTCTTAGGCTCTGGGTTTTCTGTTCTAGCTAGCGGAACATTTATAGATACAGCTAGAACTATGCCTGTTGGTGATGGATTAAAAAAAGAACTGTTGCAATATTTTGAAAGAGATAAAAATTCAAAGCTATCATTGCCCCAGCTTTGCTCGGTATTAGATTCGGTTAGTAAAGATAAGCTAGTTGGATTCTTAAAACGACGATTTTCTGTAGTTGATTATAATGAAGAATATAATGCCTTACTGCGTGTTAATGTTAAATCTATATTTACTACCAATATAGACGATTTGGTTTATAAGATCTATGGGAATAGTTTGGATCATTACCTGAATGATATTTCGGTTCGCGGCCCATCTATCGGAGATGGTAGTTCTATTGACTATATTCCATTGCATGGCTCTGTCAAATACAATAATGATGATTTTGATTTTTCACCGCTTGAGCTAGCTACTAGCTTCGAAAGAGACAAAGATAAGTGGTATGGTTATATAGATAGAATAAAGAAAGTTCCTACACTCTATTGGGGCTATAGTGTATCTGATGCGGGCGTTCTTCAATCCCTAGCAAAAGATACAACTGGTGGTCAAGATAGAGCTTTGTCGTGGATTGTACTGAGAGAAGATGATGAAGAGTCAAGAGAATATTATAGTTCGCTAGGGTTTCAGATTATTGTTGGCGAAACTGATAAACTTCTAAAATATTTTAAGCAGATTAAGAAGCCTAGAAATAAGAGTAAATCTCCGATGCTGGCGGCTTCCTCTTTTAAAGAATATTGTATTCCTGATAAAGCCCAGCTTCCTGTCCGTACTTTAGATGAGTTTTACTTAGGTGCGGAGCCTGTTTGGTATGATGTTATGTATGGTTTTTTACATAAGAATGAATATTACCATAAGATTAAAAACGACTTGGCTGCCGGAAATAACATAATCATAACTGGCGGCTCTCTGGCGGGTAAAACTACTTTGCTTAAGCTCTTGTCTATCGATACATTTGATTTCGGCTGGCCATTTTTTATTGAAGAAATAACCCCTGAAAAAGCACGATTATTGAAGAGAGATATTGATAGTGAAGGTAAGAATGTACTGATTTTTATTGATAATGCAGCAGATGCATGGGAGGCTATTAGTGATTTAACCAGCAGTGAAAATATTCAGGTTATTGCGGCTGAAAGAGATTATATTTATGATAGTGTTGCACATAGGTTCCCCCGTAGTAAGTTTAAGACTCTAGATGTTACGGGGTTGTGCTTAATGGATGTACAGTCTGTTAAAAATAAAATACCTACAGGCTTAAAAAGAAGAAGTGAACCGATGGAAAGCCTGATTGATGGTGTGGATACACCACCTACATTTTTTGAGGTAATTGATAACTCAATTGCTGATCATACTTTAGCACAAAGATTTATAGACTCTTTGCGGACTCTAAAGTTAGAGTCTCCTATAAAATATGATCTCCTGATTTTGACTTGCTATCTTTATTCATGCAGAATCCCTACTTCCTTGGATGTGGCTATAGCTTATACGCGAGAACATGGTTTAGTTTATCAAGATATATATAATATTTTAGAGTCTATGAGTAGTTTCCTTTCTAAATATGAAGGTGCTCTATCTAATTCTGAGCAAGCATATTATGTGCCGAGGTCTCGCTCGATAGCTGAGTCTGTAATTAACAAGGTTCCCTCTTTTGATCTTAGAAGGCTACTGTTAACTTTCCACAACGAAGTGTCGCCAACAAAGATTAATAGGTATGATATATTTAGACGTGGTGGTTATGATTCAGGCTTGGTAAGCCGTGCCTTCCCAAACTGGGAGGAGGGTCTAGATTTTTATGAAATGGCTAAGCTTAGAGATGATACTCCTGCATTGAGACAACAAGGTGCAATTTACCTATCACATAAAAAACAATATAATCTAGCTTTCAGTTGGATCGATGAAGCATTAGCTAAGGTTGGGAGGCGTAATGCTTCAGTTAAAAATACATATGCAGTTATTCTTTTTAAAGCTAATAAAGATAAAGAGCTAGATAGTGAGGTTGTCCATACTTTGAATGAAAGTATGAGAATATTGGCTTCTTGTTATACTAGTGACATCAGGAAAGCGTATCATGCGAAAGTATTTGCAAATCATGCTATTAATTTTGCTGAGCGTTTATCTAAGGAGCCTGAAAGCTATACGTATCTAGATCAAGCAAGTACATGGCTAGATAAGGAGTTAATGTCGAGACCAGGAGATAGGGCTATGAATAGATTGCTAAGAGAGATAAGACAAATGAAGCGAACGCTAGACAGAACTGTATGATTTAATTAGTACATAGCCCAGAAAAGCCCTCCCGGCATCGCCGGAAGGGCTTTTTCTTGCGTCTTGCGGACTACGTTCACCGATGGGCTGATCTGCGGGATTCTACTGAGATCAGACCATTACATCGGGTGTTGCTCTTCTTCGTAGAGCTCGGCCTTGGCGTCGCGTAGGACATCTTCGCAGGCGCTGTGGTTGGCCAATTGCAGCATCAGATTCTGGCTGAGGGCGAAGCCCTTGCCCAGGCAGGTGTCGACCTCTTCGCGGGTGAGCGCCGGGGTGACATTGCAGTCAATCTTCATCGTACGACTACCGCCATCAAAGCGGTCGGCGAGGGCGCGCAGGCGCCAGGCAAGCCGTGTTTTCCAGCGGGCGGTGGGGTCGGGGCCTTCCGTCACGTCGAGCGTGCAACGCCATTCAGGTTTGTAGACCTTCATGTGAACCTCCTCGGCTGGTCGTTTTCAATGATCGATCGTGATGTTCTGCTCCGCGTGCTGTGCTTGATGTCGTGCCTTGTTGCTCGTACCAGAAATGCGTTCCAGTCGTGCATGTGACAGTCGTGCTAGAGGCTCGCGCGTCGTCTTGATCAACGACAGGCCGAGCCTCTCTACTCACCATACGAGTTTTGGCGCCGAGATACATCAGTCTGAGTGTAAACGGTGCTTATCCTGATGTATCTGCAACAGGTGCTCCAGCGCCAGATGCAGCCAGTCGAAAGTATCAAGGGGCCTCACGACCCGCGCTGGCACGCCACTTTGTGCAGCGGTGGCGGGGCTAGCAGTGGGAGTGTGCTCACCCAGCAGCTCCGCCAGGCTCTCGATCTGGATGCCTTCGCGTAATGCGAATGTCTCATGCTCGCCACTGGCCAGCCAGATCTCCTGAATCACCGTCGGCACCGCACTCATGGCACAGGCGTAGTCGAGAATCTCGCCGCGCTCGCGTTCTGCTGCAATGCGCGCGGCATGCGCCAGAAGTTGGGCGCTCAAGGCCGGAAAGCGTGCCTCGGCAATGTGGGCTGGCAGATACGAGTCCCCAGGCCCGGGCGCTTGCCAGCGGCGCAGCGCAGGAGGGAGCTTGATTGAAGAGTCAGGCTTTGAAGCGCCTGACGACGGGCAGGCAGACGGGTGATCAATCTTGGAGGCCATGTGGATAAACTCCAGAGCGAAGGGCGAACCGGCAGGCCGGTCAAGGGGCTAGGGTCGAAGGGCTAGGCTCAGGGCGAGGCAGCAAAGGCGACTGCCGTTGATGGATGTGACAGCGAGAAGGGCAAAGTGTTGGATGGCGGAAGTATCAGCGTCGCTTGAGCGGCAGTCGCTGCTGCTATCGCGCCCCACCATGGCAGCTCGCGGAGGCTTAAACGCTCCGATGTGGCAGGTGTTTGCGTCAAGGGGCCTCAAGGAGGGATTGCGCTGCCAAGTGGTTAATCTTGCGAGACAAATCATCAATCGATGCAACCAGACGGCCACTTCGTGCGTACACAGCAGGACGTGCCCGCTGCGTTGCAGCGCCGGACCATCCCCCCTGGAGATAATTGACATGACGAAGTACGCCGATCGAATTCGCATTTCCCTATTGCTGCTGCGCCTCGGGGTCTTCCTCGTGATCACGATGTGGACACTGGACAAGTTCTTCAATCCTGGCCACGCCGCCGCCATCTTCGAGAAGTTCTATGCCATCGGTGGCCTGGGCGAAGGCATCGTCATCGCGATTGCCATCGTCGAGATGGTGCTGTTGCTGCTGTTCGTCACCGGCGTGAAGAAGACCCTCACCTACGGTCTGGTGCTGTTGCTGCACGCCGGGTCTACCTTCTCTGCCTTCAAGCAGTATCTGGACCCGTTCGATCACCTGCTGTTCTTCGCCGCCTGGCCGATGCTGGCGGCCTGTGTCGCGCTGTTCATGCTGCGCGAGATCGACACCTGCTTCACCCTCGGCGGCAAGCAGGCGCGTCTTGAGGAAGAAGCGGCACGCTAAGTGGCCGTGGCCGAACTGGCTGCAAGGTTCGACCCTTTCCCTTGATGAGATGACACACAAAAGCGCCGTTCGGGACATGCCCGGGCGGCGCTTTTGTGTGGGGAAGTATCGCCATCGTACGTCTTCGTGTGGCCTTTGTTGCTTGCGCCGGGGAGAGTGGGGGTTCCAGCGTTGTTATGTGTTGTTTCTTGTTATATTTATCCAAAAGCCAATCAGTTGGCTAATGTGCAGATGGTAAAGCCCATGATTGTTTCTGCCGTGCTCCATAATCAGCATTACGTAATCATCTGGTGGCAAGGCTCACAGGCAGCACTGTGCTCGCTCCAATCACGTCATGCCTTGCTACGCCATGCGGGATTTCTGCTGCAGGCCCAGTGAGTCACCCAGCACCTTGA
It includes:
- the guaA gene encoding glutamine-hydrolyzing GMP synthase, with translation MQDIHSHKILILDFGSQYTQLIARRVRELGVFSEVRAFDITEEEIREYNPNGIILAGGPESVTELDSPRAPECVFEMGLPVFGICYGMQTMAEQLGGKVEGSNVREFGYAQIRVDGESALFKDIKDHLDDEGRPLLDVWMSHGDKVAKVPETFTVTASTPSCPIAAMAWEEKQFYGVQFHPEVTHTLQGQRILEHFVIEICQSERLWTPAKIIEDLTDRVRAQVGDRKVLLGLSGGVDSSVVAALLHKAIGDQLTCVFVDNGLLRKKEGDQVMETFSRHMGVKVIRVDAEDLFLGKLAGVSDPEAKRKAIGNTFIEVFDAEAAKLKDVDFLAQGTIYPDVIESAASKTGKSHVIKSHHNVGGLPDDMKMELVEPLRELFKDEVRKVGLELGLPYDMVYRHPFPGPGLGVRILGEVKKEYADILREADAIFIEELHNFGWYHKTSQAFAVFLPVKSVGVVGDGRRYEWVIAIRAVETVDFMTARWAHLPYELLEKVSNRIINELEHVSRVTYDVSSKPPATIEWE
- the xseA gene encoding exodeoxyribonuclease VII large subunit encodes the protein MFETSSAANAISVTQLNREAKGLLERGLGELWIEGEISGFSQPRSGHCYFTLKDDNAQVRCALFKSRAQFLREKPKDGDRVRVRAKVSLFEARGDYQLIVEVLQQAGLGEWLARLARLKEQLAAEGVFANQRALPHPPRHLGVITSATGAALQDVIAVTRKRWPQAHLSVLPVAVQGPQAVPQLIRAVAMANRDSDCDALLITRGGGSLEDLWAFNDQHLARAIFHSRLPVVAAIGHETDTTLAELAADLRAPTPSAAAEALYPDQRAQVQQLSALKQRLWRAQRARLDQAAQRLDHARSRLRHPARELETQRQRARELERRLHAAVRMRMTREQQKADQLTRRLQQASPARDIQRHRQQLAMLTPRLNNALPRRLAADRERLEGAMRALNAVSPLNVLNRGYAIVERVGSSQTPAPGDSKVIRAAHQTQPGEMLSIRLGEGRLAVEVKRRYKPRP
- a CDS encoding pseudouridine synthase, with protein sequence MSISARPSKLSLPQINPGVATVLEYLLQKFPAIDEATWRERMATGKVHREDGALITPQTPYQPHLRVFYYREVAREPSIPFAERILHQDEHILVAYKPHFLPVTPGGLYVNECLQQRLRKRTGIEALQAVHRLDRVTAGLVLCSVNPDTRPLYHQLFKSRNIHKTYQAIAEIHSDESLVGQQWEVKNRLEQSEQRFRIHITDGAANSHSVIRCVEQTDHQALFELHPVTGRTHQLRVHMQTLGWPILNDRYYPELQPLSPDDYARPLQLLSKGFEFIDPVTGEERRFEYDGDLTLA
- the guaB gene encoding IMP dehydrogenase, with product MLRIAQEALTFDDVLLVPGYSEVLPKDVSLRSRLTRDISVNIPLISSAMDTVTEARLAIAMAQEGGVGIIHKSMSIAQQAAEVRKVKKHESVIVRDPVTVSPKAKIQDLLAMSEEHGYSGFPVVEGEYLVGIVTGRDMRFQPDFSDTVAGIMTGREKLVTVLEGTPLEQIKAKLQESRIEKMPIVDDEFRLRGLVTVRDIEKVKTYPNAAKDSNGSLLVGAAVGTGPETPDRVAALAEAGVDVIVVDTAHGHSKGVIDRVAWVKEHHPKIQVIGGNIATAEAAIALAEAGADGVKVGIGPGSICTTRIVAGVGVPQMSAVANVAAAMAKYDVPVIADGGIRFSGDIAKAIAAGASIVMIGGLLAGTEEAPGEVELFQGRTYKAYRGMGSMGAMSQTQGSSDRYFQDKNAGVEKLVPEGIEGRVPYKGMMSAIVHQLMGGLRASMGYTGSQTIEEMRTKPQFVQITGAGFAESHVHDVQITKEAPNYRRD
- a CDS encoding DUF3500 domain-containing protein; translation: MSRRLAVTGGAALAALLSFPVLAQQGHDGPPPDHDGPPPMSAEDQALSEALRARMGDTSTQMQSVPIPESAAECGDTPGYERMLCLIDLLKADISDDAILQNLQHDYSLAEAENWSNLPAGAFPKRPGVLLGELSIKQRGLVKAIMLEATGHAPDEGFDEMIQTLNADDYINTVSTDYKAGYSSYNTKFAFLGTPGESGTWELYYGGHHMAFANTYTDGKLAGATPSFRGVEPFPYFEMNGRVNEPLTQERDAFATLLSSLSDDQKAKATLEGTYRDILAGPQADDAIPDSYEGIPVSELDDDQQALLLTAIETYVDDISAPEAKAYMAKYTAELSDTYLGFSGTPQVSAENDYVRIHGPSLWIEFSLQSNKSTDKVGNHPHSVWRDRTDDYGGQTE